AAAGAAGATACCTAACTGGCTCTGATTAATCTTAATGTGTTAATTAGACTAGATTGCTGGCTGCCCTCTCCTTAACTTTGCCATCGCTTAGCGCATATATGTACGGACATCGTGCAGCCAACGGCTGAATTAAATTGCCGGTAGATGGTGCCTGGTTCGTGGATCACGATTTGCTGTCATATTTTACTCCGCCAACCGTACCACGGGGCAACCATTAATCATTATTATCTCCaggtaatttttcttcgatatAATTTCGGTATGTTTACCCTCGGAAAGCACACCCGTTGATACCCCAAAGTCATACGGGCACAACTaccgcaatattttttttcacttcttcctAAAGTTTATCCTCACATTTATCCCTTCTGTTTTCCTTACGCGAGGTATTTAATtgccgaaaaatttcacgctgATTAACGATTTCTTCGGTATTTCGCTATTGATCACGACGTACCTTGTTGTATACCGCGGAGGGAACCAGCGAGGAGAATTAAGATACTTACGCCAGGGTAGGTACATTGGGCTATCGATTCGATCCGTGTATCCCTTGATTACAGTCCACTTGTACTCGTCAAGTCCCTCTGACTCTGCGGGAGTAtggaaatcgtgaaaatcgaACGTTAACCTGGTTATATGACAAGTGTAACGCTGAGTATTTGCTTCGGCAATGCGACCACGTAGTATCGTACCACTATTTACACAAAAATAAGGGGGAAAGAAAGAGAACTAAGATACAAACTAAAAGAAACTTGACAGTTGCAACCCGCGAGCAGAATCGCTCTTTTGCTTCAATAAATTGATGAGTGTTTAAGTGAATTTACTCAGAAGTCTTGGATTTTAATATCGATTTACACCTTGCAGGATTCAAACAATCTTACGAATGTTATCTTCAGGTATACGGACCTTACAATCGCCCGTAGAAATAACTACAATCGCCGAGTACGCACTGTGAAAAGAATCGGGTGATCATGAATCGTTAATCGTAGAACATCGCTATGCACAAAAATAATACCAACGCTCAAATGATGAACAATCTACCATTCGGAACAACAATACCACACCCAGTGCCCTCGATTATTTACAAATCGAGATCCATGACCCGATCTCTAAGATCGTCAGGTGGTGCCTGGATCATGGGCAGGTAATTTAGCCGTTGTCGTAACGAGCATATGTATGCCCCATACGAGGTGAGCCGATATCCGAATGATggaattttttcctctggATGTAGCCGTGAGGAGGGTTAAGGTCTAGGGTGAGGGGAAAACGGGATGACACTTCTCCAAGGGTGATTTATACCCGCTAGGAGAAGCGATCATCATCATCTCCGTTAGAGATCTACAGGATCTTTGAGTCGGTTAGTTGGTTCGAACCACggccctcctcctccttctcctcctcctcctcctcctcctcctcctcctcctcatcatcatcCTCGTCTTCCTCATCCTCTCTCTGACATGGAACGAAGGATGATGTGTCCCTGTGTGTCGCGCTGTATAACAGGCATGCGCCGGACGTGTGAGAGTGACCGGTGCAGAGAGGAGGAGGACCCTCGCAGACCCCGGGAACCGAAGACCTAATGATTAATCATTTTCGTTATTCAATATCTCACCCGGCTAATATGCTTGCCTGCCTGCCCGCTCGCCACCAGTCGGACGGGCCCAGGATTTTCTGTAAGGTCCGTCTCTTCCGTCTGCGATGCGCGTCCAGGTAACCCATCCACGGGATTTTTCATTCACCTACTTCTTCGCCCGTGTCTATGTAAAACtgcaggtatacgtataaccaGGACCGTCCTCGGCACTCGATCCTCATCGCCGTCGCGTAATTAAACCCCGTTATTAATTACGGTCTTCGTCGATACCGACACCACCACTTTACGATCCACACACTCTGATAATTAAAAGAAGAACGGGCTTGTCATCGTCCCCGAATTCATTTTACTTCCGTTCCTTATACCCCGCGGTCTTCAACTGACGTAAACACGGTCTTTCACCAGACAGCCGTTTTCACCGAAGAGGTGGAACACAGTCATCCGATGGTTCGAATATCAATTGACAGACTTTTGAAATTGTGTTCACGGACGTAGTATCGAAGAGTGTCTCAACCTGAAGAATTTCCTCGCGCTGCAGTGCTGCTGCAGGATCATTTTTATCTGACATTTGGAAGATCGTGAGAGGATTCTTCTCGAGTGACAGTCTTCTCAATTTATGAGTAAAGTCATGAGTGCAACGCGTGGGTAACGAAGAGTGCGgaagaaagggaagaaaaattcgGCTGCACCATTGTACGCAGCGTCAATATCTACCTGACGTTTGACGTAATCCCAGCAACACCGGTAATTTCTCTTTTGGAATTCTTTTCATGGCAGTGCATTTGACTGATCATTAGATTGCTCAGTCGGATAACTGCACTGTCATCGGACAAGTGAATAATGTACACTTGACCAGGATTGCTTTACCTTCGAATTAATGTCGACGTAGAGAGTTCCAGGTCCTAATCTGTACTGGATTTGACTCCTCCttcgttttctgttttttttttctcttatttcttTCCCAATGATCAGAACTTGTCGCCGTTTCACTTGTTGACGTCACGTATACACAGTGATTAATGAACGATAGATCTCCTCGGTAAATCCCTGTAGaagagaacagaaaaaaaaagaaaaaaaaaaagaacacccGATCATTTACACCACGAACGATGATTCCAGAGTCCGAGACCATATACACCCATTAATAATTAAGCACAATCCGTGGGCGCGGTTGATTTGATCGGCGTCGTGTCGAGGAGAAGCAAGGTAGTAAGGTAGGTGGGTGAGCATCTCCAGGGTCCCCGGGTCGAAAAGCGAAACAATAATCGTGCGTCTAATAAAAAATGGTTTgagcaatgaaaaataaaggatCCTCTTGGTGGGTGACCCTGGCGCTGCGCTGCGCCGGCAGGATGGGCCagaggaggagaggagggCAGCATTGGGGTCCGTGAGAGGAGTGTAGGCAGTGTGTAACTGTAAAGTCACGCAGTGACCGGTAAAATCTTTGCTAATTATCATCATTTATAATTGCCCCCGTCACCCCGCCGTCTCGCCGGTCCATCCGTCCTCCCCTACAGGATCCCTCctcctttctctttcttcgttCCTCTCTTCTTCCCTCCCTTCCTCACCTTTTCTCTCTCGCCAGTTTCTTGTTGCCGGCTCCATACCTCGCGCggtttaatatttcaaataaatgcGTGCATTAGCGCTATCTCTCAGCTATCCCGTGTCGACTATTAACAACGTCCCGCCCAACTGCCCCGCTCGCAACCACTGTTATGACTTATCTCCTCGTCCCTACTGAACTTGCGCATTCGCATTCCTAATATAGCACCGCTCTCTCATTCTCATCCAAACTACGACGCCTAATGTGACACCATTAGACAATACTGGGTGGGACTCTCTCTCACCTCCTTACCTATTCAAAACCAATTCCGAGACACCGTTCGCCGTTCACCTTTCCCGATCAACCACCCATCGAATTTTCTCGATCCCTGCAGAACCGATCAAAATCTTGAAGCTTTTCTAACAGCAAGTCAAATGCTCTCTTCTGTAGTTTCAGTAGCTTCGTACAGTCTCGCGAGCTGATCGACCGGTACGTTATGGTCCTTTATCCTCGTCGTCCGGATGCTCTATAAAATCTGTAGAAAACTTCTGCACACACTTTGAAAGAACTTGACAGTAGAATACATCCCAGCTGGATAATTGTCCTAGGCACAAGAAGAGGAAAGGCACAAATCCTTTAGCTGGCCGAAGAAGAAAGCGACAGTTCGAGGATAAGAAGCGAGGGAATATAAGGGACTGGAGGCAGGCAGTCGAAACCGGGCAGCGATCTCATTATGACCGGCTCATTAGACAGGAACATTTTCCGAGACACCCGGTAGCGTGTTAATGACTGATGATCGTTGGCTGCTGCGGAGGTTTGGTCGAGCGTGGTTGACGGACGTGTACGGAGTCGCGGAGCTTCAGGGATTGAGCTCGGGGCTACCTGAGGCGTTTTTTctctcagtttttttttacgttgttTTGCTTCTTcctgttttcttttccttgAACGGATCTTATCGGCGGCTGTCGCCTCTTATTAATGAGCCcgagataaatttttcgagaCGGACAAGAAGGCGCACCTCATCGTCAGCCCCGCTCCTGCGGCCAGGGCACGGATCACTGCCGACCGAGCTGCGGGGGAGTTGCTGCGAGATTTCTGCCCTGCGTGAAGCGAGAAATAAGGATCGTGGAAATCCAGTACTCGGCCCTTAAAAGCGTGCCCCTTTACCCATACTTTTAATATGGGTATGCGCATTCATGCATGCGGCTGACGTCTGTGCGTCTGGGCATTTTTACGGACGGCCTCGCCCGAAGTCCAGAGAGGCTAACGAGGATGAAATTAAGCCGTTGGAACGTAGTAcccgtatatacatataccacTTCTTAACCCTTTTGACCGGTGCTACCAGTCTTAATCTGGCTCTCTTTTGACTAGGCTCTGCGCATCTGATCTACCGCACAACTTTGTtgtgaaagagaaaagaaacggtGAAATGAAAACTGGGTAACGTTTCTGTGtggttagaaaaataaattgatatatgtgatccatttacgattaTTACGCGATGCATACtatgaattttataattttccaggagacaaaTTAGATTATCTACAATGATAGGACTGTAATATGAGAATAAAAGACTTGTTcgttcatttcgaaatgagattccattcgacacgcgctcggtgtattccataacattgtTATTCATAATTCCAACTACTTTTCATTTGGTGTATCAATATTGAGctttcgtaggcatagaatcgaaacactgttttagctagtcgcaagtgaagtatctacgttgggtataaaagcagaattgttttcgaaaagtgttcgcACGGAGAAGAATTCAGAATAACTGTAATGCATCTCGGATACGCTGATTTTGATGATGAAATGAATCCTCTGTATATAAGACAGTATTTAATACAGTGTCCTAATTTGAatacctaaaaaggtgattcTCAGCGATTTTTGTTGTTGATAGGAAGAGATGGAACGGAGCTTGTTCAAGTTTCGAGTGTATTtgaacacacatttgaaaggcACGAGCAAAAGATTCTATCATCCAACTGTTAGAGAACGGcggcgttattagctgacccgttaattGAAGAATATAGCTTTCGTCGAAGGCTGACCATCCAAGAgcctagccgcttgagtctgaAATCAGCCGAAGAAATGAAGTGCATATTGCTTGTCTAAAATGTGTAAActgaaataattatagatcatctcatatcatcatacatcaaacaccatacatcatacatcatacatcatgaACCACACGTTATACAACATACATCATACACAGTACtgaagttcgaaaccaaagtatGCATGTTGGGATgatcagaaagtgacgtcacccaaaatttttttttctcgacgtCATCGatcgaaaatcagctagccgaattcttCAGtatggaaacaaccgcgcggtagagcggacgtatgagaatTGCGCTcagcagatttcgagtaccgggttctctgtctcctggatcctgcgctccgggtcgGCTACTTGGTCAAACTCGACTTCCAAGACAAGCGCTCcatggttcctgcgctccagatccgctacctggtggaactcgacttccaggacgagcgctccgtagtttctgcgctcgaGGTGTACCACCTGATGAAAttcgagttccaggacaagaGTTCCGTAGTTTCTGCACTCCGGGTGTCCTACCtcgtgaaactcgacttccaagACAAGCGATCCGTAGTTTCTACTATCCAGGTTCATTTCCTGGTGCAACTTGAGTTCCAGGagaagcgctccgtggttcctgcgctccaggtctgtgacctggtgaaactcggcTTCAGGGATAaacgctccgtagtttctacgctccaggtacgctacctggtgaagcTCGAGATCCAGGACAAGCGATACgtggtttctgcgctccaggtcggCTATCTGGTAAGACTCGACTTCAGGGAAAAGCGCCGTGTAGTTTTTCCGCGtcaggtccactacctggtaGAAtttgacttccaggacaagcgctccgtcgTTTCTGCGCTCGAGGTCCGCTACCTGATgaaactcgagttccaggacaagcgctccgtggttcctgcgctcctgGTCAGTTACCtgatgaaactcgacttcagggacTAGCGCTACGTAGGTTTTCCACTACAAATCCGCTGCCCGCTGAATCTCGACTCTCGCGGGATGAGGTGGActaggaggacgaggatttgtgcacggtgagtataaaattttgataatatttcatggcaattgtagtTATATTTtgtctaaatttttttaaaattgtcatGATCAcaatacattatttcaattcatttctcgCCCAAACCCAATTTCAGTAGCTATCAATGCACttttaaaatttctacaattatttataattttgtcatAATCTTGGTGGAAtgactcaaaaaaaaaaataatattgatccttacacaatatttttgatgtgttttaatgctgaaaatatttatcagtgTTCGAGGTATAATCCAAGGTGGTTAGAGGGAATTGCGGGTGgtcgaggtggacgaggaggaggagaatgagggagacgaggagaacaaggtggacgagaaGGACAAGGATTTCTGCACggtgagtataacatttttataatatttaacagcgcttgtaattatattttatctaaatttGTTTAAGCTTgtcatttttacaataaattatttcaaatcatttttcgcgcaagcccaaattcaggaGCTATAAATGCGccgatataatttattttgttattaatcagttatttatattcatccttacataatatttttgatgtgttctaatactgaaaacatttattactattcaaggtataacccgaggtgggaAGCGGTGATCGTTGAAGTTGGTTGGCGGCGGTTGGAGGTGGACGGACGTGGACGAGggggaggacgaggacgaggacgaggaggacgaagatttgtgctcggtgagttgaacatttttataatatttaatagcaattgtaattatattgtatctaaactttttcaaacttgtcgtgtgtacaataaattatttcaattcatttttcgtgcaagcacaaattcagtagctataagtGCGCtactaaaatttattacataattgattaattgaataattataataatacttgCACATATTTTTGATAAGTTCTTGTACTGAAAAGACtgattactattccaggtataacccgaggtggtcatcggtggttgttggaggtggttggctgTGGCCGGAGGTGGACGAGATGGAGGACCAGGAAGACAAGGAAAACAAGGTGGTCGAGGACGATGAGGATTCGTCCACTGTGAGAATATCATTCTAAAGTATTGAatagagtaggagtagaagtaggagtaggatcaagagtaggagtaggagtagaatcAGAAGTAGGAGTGTTACGAGTTGGAGTTGccaacccaacccaacccaacccaacccaaTTGGTCCGcttaccctaccctacccccCACCCTACCccaccctaccctacccttcCCACCCCTACCCTCTTCCCatacttctactcctactcttgctcctacttctacttcaatcttactcctacttctactacGATCTTACTCcaactcctgatcctactcctattcTTACTCTCACTCTTGaacctactcctgatcctacttctattcctactcctactcctaattCTAAATATGAATGTTATGGGATATATAGACTGCGTGTCGAATTGTATCCCATATCGAAACAAACAATTCTTTTATTGTCATATTATACCCGATTATAGTAGATAATCTAGTATGTTTCCTagcaaattataaaatttatagtttgCATCACGTAATAACCATAAATTAATCAGGTATATCAATgtcgtacatggaccgcatatacatttacactttttggtctctgcgACATTATTACATATgatctatttttattcatgatctatgtatacattcttctctcgggtacctatactttaattgaatcactgttttgctacgaattttgaatgatattagttctcattattaatttcttgtatcgccgacaagtcggtaGGTACACTCAGGCTAAGTACTGGCTTGGGCCtaccattgcgaagactgtgttactcggaaggtgaatgcagccagcatctTGTCGAAATCGGAAACTCTGTGATGTTCTACgataagttctcaactctaccaTTGGATTATCTCACGGAGCAATTTACGGATGTCACATCTGAGCCCATGAgggcaactgtctttatattcttcatccGATagtgaggctaacccctttgtatttttgacgaaaattttcgcgattttgaaaagtgccggaataaattctttcatgcactatttcgacgtggttttgcgaaaaaagtcgattgagcgcagtcccaatacgctgcgatcaacgcatcgaaagttacagccaaaaaacgataacctgtgttttcgacatttttcagcaggtgcttttttcctcgtatcttttctcctgttgatcccacgatcctttcgctgcattttctgagttcctgggggtccaattagtcaggaaagggtcttacaaatcgaatctgagacctgaaattttcggtcgaaaaatgaagaaaaagtaaggctaacccctttgcatttttggcgaaaattttcgcgattttcaaaagtgctggaataaattaattgcggcactattccgacgtaattttgcgagagaaatcgattgggcgcagttccaatacgctgcgatcaacgcatcgaaagttacagccaaaaaacaaaacctgtgATTATATGAATCTTTACGCAATGTTTTTGATGTTTTctcatactgaaaatatttattgctgttccaggtacaacccgaggtggttatcggtggttgttcgaggtggttggcgattgttggtggtggtcggaggtggacgaggaggaggacgaacggaactgagtctcaaagccctgttgacataaaagcagctattcgatagaaattatagtttatagtttagaCAGCctattgcatgatatttcattataaatacgtatgtttcaatgtatttaggaataatttatcaaatatacagaggtcatgtgcaaataataaatgaattgattcgaccgcagtttgatgtattcattagagctttaacaataaatttaagctttgttacttcttttattttattatggataatcaaaaacatttccgactattcgtgctgtggaagcatggggattaaaccaaatgtagcaaaagattagaaacagtgcatgtagagtacgggtatttttctaataatgcaaatagaatagaataccacgccttgcgaattagctttccagacagagatgaatgatgaattttaaggactgcattatcgttgttgaatactctatgcctcatagaaaaagaaaatccgtaacgataaaattgatgcaccggatcatcgtcgactttaacttttgaaatgtcctaccattttcgaacacctcctacctccccctgccacctccgaccatcaatggccactttcgaccaccccctatcaccttctgccagcgccgaccacctcctaccatttccgaacacctccaaccatcctatttacctatattactagattagctatgatatgaaaagagcagaattattcatttcgaaatgggattctattcgatacgcgctcgatgtatttcataacattagtattcataattattccaacaacttttcatttgctctctcgatcttgaattttcataggcatagaatcgaaacgttgttttagctggtcgcaagtgttgtatctacgttgggtaggaaagcagaattgtttttcgaaaggtgttcgtatggaaaaaaaatcagagtaGCTGTAATACATCGCGGacgcgctaattttgatcgagatgaaacggatgctccgtatatgagacagtatttaaccctgcgtagtgatttaaagacctagaaaggtgatagggagagaaagaacgacgcttcttaacacttcgagtgtattttaacacacatttgaaagatacgagcaaaatttttcatcatccaactgtcgcagaacggcagcgttattagccgacccgttcactgaagaatatatcttcagtcaacggctgaccatcgaagggcctggccgcttgagtctggaatcggcaggagagataaagtgtgtatttcttgtatgaaatgtgaaacctaaaatcattatacatcatatcatatcatcatacatcatacatcgtacatcatacatcgtacatcatacatcatcatacatagtattaaaggtcgaaaccaaagtttggatctcggatgttcagaaagtgacgtcaccaattcaaaatcagctagccaaattcctcag
The Neodiprion lecontei isolate iyNeoLeco1 chromosome 3, iyNeoLeco1.1, whole genome shotgun sequence DNA segment above includes these coding regions:
- the LOC124293733 gene encoding uncharacterized protein LOC124293733, translating into MCSNTENIYYYSRYNPRWSSVVVGGGWLWPEVDEMEDQEDKENKVVEDDEDSSTSVGTLRLSTGLGLPLRRLCYSEGECSQHLVEIGNSVMFYDKFSTLPLDYLTEQFTDVTSEPMRATVFIFFIR